The following proteins are co-located in the Chitinivibrionia bacterium genome:
- the rplE gene encoding 50S ribosomal protein L5 gives MPALQKKYLEKMLPALKEELKLENVMSIPKIEKVVLNMGVGEAVGNKRYIEDAVYTLSVITGQKPVITKAKKAISNFKLREGLPIGCMVTLRGKRMYEFLERLISVTLPRVKDFRGIPRKAFDGRGNYSFGIQENIVFMEVDRDKIANILGLQISICTNAGDNDSARALLEKFGMPFRK, from the coding sequence ATGCCCGCGCTTCAGAAGAAGTATTTGGAGAAGATGCTTCCCGCGCTCAAAGAGGAATTGAAGCTCGAAAACGTTATGTCAATTCCCAAAATTGAGAAAGTTGTTCTCAATATGGGCGTTGGCGAGGCGGTAGGCAATAAGCGCTATATCGAAGACGCGGTTTACACGCTTTCTGTAATTACAGGACAAAAACCGGTCATAACAAAGGCGAAAAAGGCAATATCGAACTTCAAACTCAGAGAAGGTTTGCCTATCGGATGTATGGTTACGCTTCGCGGAAAGCGGATGTATGAATTCTTGGAAAGATTGATTTCCGTTACTCTTCCCAGAGTGAAAGACTTCAGAGGAATTCCACGCAAGGCGTTTGATGGTAGAGGGAATTACAGTTTCGGTATTCAGGAGAATATTGTATTTATGGAAGTTGACAGAGACAAAATTGCAAATATTTTGGGACTTCAAATATCAATATGCACGAATGCAGGAGATAACGATTCCGCAAGAGCGTTGTTGGAAAAATTCGGAATGCCGTTTAGGAAGTAA
- a CDS encoding DNA-directed RNA polymerase subunit alpha translates to MKWKALLMPKGVQVENPDNVPNYSRIIVAPLERGWGDTLGNSLRRVMLSSLQGAAVTAVKIDGALHEYTSLKGVSEDVTDIVLNLKKLRVKLIPDEPQILTLNLKGKGVVKASDIDSNPNVVILNPDLEIATINEEAESKITLYVGDGTGYRSSEFNKPENADIGVIPVDSIFSPVKKVNYSVEHTRVASRAELDKLVFDIWTDGSLSPEEALSYAAKILFDHLDQIINVKAQFESLEEDIIDDKTARLRQLLRQRIDDFELSVRAQNSMKGANIQNLADLVRYQEAEVLKFKNFGRKSLIEVNKVLANHALTFGMDVDKIMGNE, encoded by the coding sequence ATGAAATGGAAAGCACTTTTGATGCCCAAGGGCGTTCAGGTCGAAAATCCCGACAATGTGCCTAACTACAGCAGAATAATAGTGGCGCCGCTTGAGCGCGGCTGGGGCGATACGCTCGGCAATAGTTTGCGCAGAGTAATGTTGTCGTCTTTGCAGGGAGCGGCTGTAACCGCAGTTAAAATCGACGGCGCGTTGCACGAGTACACATCTCTGAAAGGCGTGAGCGAAGACGTTACGGACATCGTTCTTAACCTTAAAAAGTTGAGAGTAAAATTGATTCCCGACGAGCCGCAGATTCTTACGCTTAACCTTAAAGGTAAAGGCGTGGTAAAAGCGTCGGACATCGACTCGAACCCAAACGTGGTTATATTAAACCCCGATTTGGAAATCGCGACGATTAACGAAGAAGCGGAATCGAAAATTACGCTTTACGTAGGCGACGGCACAGGTTATCGTTCGTCGGAATTTAACAAGCCCGAAAATGCGGACATAGGCGTTATCCCTGTGGATTCGATTTTTTCACCGGTAAAAAAAGTTAATTATTCGGTAGAGCATACTCGCGTTGCTTCGAGAGCGGAACTCGACAAACTTGTATTTGATATTTGGACGGACGGCTCGCTTTCGCCTGAAGAGGCGTTGAGCTACGCGGCGAAAATTCTTTTTGACCACCTCGACCAGATTATCAACGTAAAAGCGCAGTTTGAGTCGCTTGAAGAGGATATTATCGACGATAAAACCGCACGTCTTCGTCAGTTGCTTCGTCAGAGAATAGACGATTTTGAACTTTCTGTTCGTGCGCAAAACTCTATGAAGGGCGCGAATATTCAGAACCTTGCCGATCTTGTGAGATACCAAGAAGCGGAAGTGCTGAAATTCAAGAATTTCGGACGGAAATCGCTTATAGAAGTAAACAAAGTGCTTGCTAATCACGCGTTGACGTTCGGAATGGACGTTGATAAGATTATGGGCAACGAATAA
- a CDS encoding putative DNA binding domain-containing protein: protein MKKNAALLRETQTVELKESWQDEYLKTICAFSNTDGGVFYVGVDDNGNAVKLERIKYLLESLPNKILSTLLLTTSVEPEQYQGKEIIKITVPQKPLHSYNGVFYHRVGSTTQELKGAELQRLLLVINNLCWDETAISSATIDDIDSETVERFVDLAIAKGRLPEKVDSKNIEKLFRNLNLINCDGLLTRAAVLLFGKEPNRFFISATIKMGRFRGSDSTDVIIHDLIKGNAFKVFEQAMDLLKGKYLWAPVSYDGVLRVETLEIPERALREIILNAIVHRDYTRHSSISVRIFESRISVWNSGELNEIQIEDLKKDHDSHKRNPLIADIFFRAGHIESWGRGTNIIVEECVNNGLDEPAFKERECGLEVSINRNPLRLADKGIDAPAITTNLLPRQQKILDYVRENGSITNAICQELTGAIKRTATRDLHNLVEIKVLEQTGTKKGATYTLMSHNVP from the coding sequence ATGAAAAAGAATGCCGCGCTTTTGCGAGAAACTCAAACTGTAGAACTTAAAGAATCTTGGCAAGACGAGTACCTGAAAACAATTTGTGCTTTTTCAAATACAGACGGTGGAGTGTTTTATGTCGGTGTGGACGACAACGGCAACGCCGTTAAATTAGAAAGAATCAAATATCTGTTGGAAAGTTTACCCAATAAAATACTGAGCACGTTGTTGCTGACCACAAGCGTTGAACCGGAACAATACCAAGGAAAAGAGATAATAAAAATCACTGTTCCGCAAAAACCGCTTCATTCGTATAACGGAGTATTTTACCATAGAGTCGGAAGCACCACACAAGAATTAAAAGGTGCAGAATTGCAACGACTGTTATTGGTTATAAACAACTTGTGTTGGGACGAAACTGCAATTAGCAGTGCTACAATAGACGACATTGATTCGGAGACAGTAGAGCGCTTTGTCGATTTGGCTATTGCTAAAGGTCGTTTGCCTGAAAAAGTAGATAGTAAAAACATTGAAAAATTATTTAGAAATCTGAATTTAATTAACTGCGACGGATTATTGACAAGAGCTGCCGTTCTTTTGTTCGGAAAGGAGCCGAATCGCTTTTTCATTTCCGCTACTATTAAGATGGGACGTTTTAGAGGGAGCGATTCTACCGATGTTATCATTCACGACCTTATAAAAGGTAATGCATTCAAGGTGTTTGAACAAGCAATGGATTTGCTGAAAGGAAAGTATTTGTGGGCTCCGGTTAGTTATGACGGCGTACTTCGAGTCGAAACGTTGGAAATACCGGAAAGAGCATTGCGAGAAATTATTTTGAACGCCATTGTTCACAGAGATTATACAAGGCATTCGTCTATCTCCGTTAGAATTTTCGAATCTCGCATTTCTGTCTGGAATAGTGGAGAACTCAACGAAATACAAATTGAAGACCTGAAAAAAGACCACGATTCTCACAAACGAAATCCACTCATTGCCGACATTTTTTTTAGAGCCGGACATATTGAATCTTGGGGAAGAGGAACAAACATAATTGTAGAAGAATGCGTAAACAACGGATTAGACGAGCCCGCATTCAAAGAAAGAGAGTGCGGATTAGAGGTGTCGATTAACCGTAATCCTTTGCGGCTTGCAGATAAAGGTATTGACGCGCCTGCAATTACAACAAATCTTTTACCTCGACAACAAAAAATTCTCGATTATGTCAGGGAAAACGGAAGTATTACTAACGCAATTTGTCAAGAATTGACAGGAGCCATAAAGCGAACAGCAACAAGAGATTTACATAATTTAGTAGAAATAAAAGTTTTAGAGCAGACCGGAACAAAAAAAGGCGCAACCTATACGTTAATGTCCCATAATGTCCCATAA
- a CDS encoding type Z 30S ribosomal protein S14, giving the protein MAKKSMVEKQKLTPKFGVRKYNRCSKCGRPRGFIRQFGICRICFRDLASQGMLPGVVKSSW; this is encoded by the coding sequence ATGGCAAAAAAATCAATGGTTGAGAAGCAAAAATTAACGCCGAAATTCGGTGTTCGTAAGTATAATAGATGCAGCAAATGCGGTCGTCCTCGCGGCTTCATAAGACAGTTCGGTATTTGTCGTATTTGTTTTAGGGATTTGGCGAGTCAGGGAATGTTGCCCGGCGTAGTAAAGTCAAGTTGGTAA
- the rplR gene encoding 50S ribosomal protein L18, with protein sequence MPKASRIEIRNRRAFHVRKKVSGTAARPRLSVFRSNTNFFAQIIDDATGTTLCAASSYEKGFVAKGKKKVEISIEVGKNLASKALAKGIKAVVFDRNGYLYKGARINSFADAAREGGLEF encoded by the coding sequence ATGCCTAAAGCAAGTAGAATAGAAATTCGCAACAGAAGAGCGTTTCACGTAAGAAAGAAAGTATCGGGAACTGCCGCAAGACCTCGTTTGAGCGTTTTCAGAAGCAATACCAATTTCTTTGCGCAAATCATAGACGATGCGACAGGAACGACCTTATGCGCTGCGAGCAGTTATGAAAAAGGTTTTGTAGCTAAAGGAAAAAAGAAAGTCGAGATTTCCATAGAAGTTGGAAAAAATTTGGCTTCTAAGGCGTTGGCAAAGGGAATTAAGGCGGTTGTTTTCGACAGAAACGGCTATCTTTACAAAGGTGCAAGAATTAACAGTTTCGCAGACGCCGCACGCGAGGGCGGACTCGAATTTTAA
- the rplF gene encoding 50S ribosomal protein L6 codes for MSRVGKKPVEIPEKVEITLNGNTITVKGPKGTLTREMFEGYSVAVEGKNVIVKPENEGEEHWAKWGLLRVLINNMIVGVSAGYTKGLIIEGTGFRFAVDGTDKMTISAGYSHAVRYIAPKGITFGIEGQNKVTISGIDKQIVGQVAAEIRSIRKPEPYKGKGIRYDNEVIVRKEGKKSGKK; via the coding sequence GTGTCAAGAGTAGGAAAAAAACCTGTAGAAATTCCAGAAAAAGTAGAAATTACTTTGAACGGCAATACCATTACCGTTAAAGGTCCCAAAGGAACTTTGACAAGGGAAATGTTTGAAGGATATTCGGTAGCGGTAGAGGGTAAAAACGTTATTGTTAAACCCGAAAACGAAGGCGAAGAACATTGGGCTAAATGGGGTCTTTTGAGAGTTCTTATAAATAATATGATTGTAGGCGTATCCGCGGGATACACAAAAGGTCTTATTATCGAGGGGACAGGATTTAGATTTGCCGTTGACGGAACGGACAAAATGACGATAAGCGCGGGATATTCGCACGCGGTTCGTTATATTGCGCCCAAAGGCATAACTTTCGGTATAGAAGGGCAGAACAAAGTAACCATCAGCGGCATCGACAAGCAAATCGTCGGACAGGTCGCTGCGGAAATAAGAAGTATTCGCAAGCCGGAACCTTACAAAGGTAAGGGAATACGCTACGATAACGAGGTTATCGTTCGTAAAGAAGGCAAAAAAAGCGGTAAAAAGTAA
- the rpmJ gene encoding 50S ribosomal protein L36, whose amino-acid sequence MKVQASVKKICAGCKVVRRKGIVRIICSKDQRHKQRQG is encoded by the coding sequence TTGAAAGTACAAGCGTCAGTAAAGAAGATTTGTGCAGGGTGTAAGGTCGTGAGGAGAAAAGGAATTGTTCGAATCATTTGTAGTAAGGACCAACGCCATAAGCAGCGTCAGGGATAA
- the rpsM gene encoding 30S ribosomal protein S13 translates to MARVAGVDIPDNKRAEIALTYILGIGRPSAQKILDKTGVDRSVRIKDVSEADLDKIRAVIDEEYVIEGNLRTQVRMNVKRLMDIGCYRGERHKKGLPCRGQKTKTNARTRKGKKKTVPNKKK, encoded by the coding sequence ATGGCTCGTGTAGCTGGTGTAGATATACCTGATAACAAACGCGCGGAAATAGCATTGACTTATATTTTGGGAATTGGTCGTCCCTCCGCGCAGAAAATTTTGGATAAGACCGGTGTCGACAGGAGTGTTCGGATTAAAGATGTGTCTGAGGCAGACCTCGATAAAATTCGTGCGGTTATTGATGAAGAGTATGTAATTGAGGGCAACCTCAGAACACAGGTGCGTATGAATGTTAAGCGCCTGATGGACATTGGCTGTTATCGCGGAGAAAGACATAAAAAAGGTCTTCCCTGCCGCGGACAGAAAACAAAAACCAATGCTCGGACTCGTAAAGGCAAGAAGAAAACAGTTCCGAACAAGAAGAAATAA
- the rpsE gene encoding 30S ribosomal protein S5, which translates to MKNAEDGELKDSLVVVNRVAKVVKGGRRFSLSALVAIGDENGTIGLGVGKANEQQEAIRKAKENAKKNLFKVKLVNGTIPHEVIGKFGAGQMFMKPAAPGAGVIAGGAARIVLELAGVKDILTKCIGSRNAHNSAKATLEGLKALRTIEDIKQVRSK; encoded by the coding sequence ATGAAAAACGCGGAAGACGGCGAACTCAAAGACAGCTTGGTTGTTGTTAATCGCGTTGCCAAAGTTGTAAAGGGCGGTCGCAGATTTTCATTGAGCGCGCTTGTAGCAATCGGCGATGAAAACGGAACTATCGGTCTTGGCGTAGGAAAAGCGAACGAGCAACAAGAAGCAATTCGCAAAGCTAAAGAAAACGCGAAGAAAAACCTTTTCAAGGTAAAACTCGTGAACGGAACTATCCCTCACGAAGTAATCGGGAAATTCGGCGCGGGTCAGATGTTTATGAAACCTGCGGCGCCCGGAGCGGGAGTTATCGCGGGCGGAGCGGCAAGAATTGTTTTGGAACTTGCAGGCGTTAAGGATATTCTTACGAAATGTATAGGCTCCAGAAACGCTCACAATTCCGCAAAAGCGACTTTGGAAGGTCTCAAAGCGTTGCGTACGATTGAAGATATTAAACAAGTTCGGTCGAAGTAA
- the secY gene encoding preprotein translocase subunit SecY: MLETLRNMFKVPEIRKRFIFTLFIIVVFRLGAQIPTPGVNPLLLKEFFGSPNNLFGMLDMFTGGAFTRASVFSLGVMPYISASIIIQMLGSVVPSLHKLQKEGQEGRKKITQLTRYSTLVLAAFQAVSVAIFLRSIQTDAGGVVLGFLAPWQFMVITVISLTTGCILVMWLGEQITAKGIGNGISLLILFGIVAELPGALINEYHFIAGGSRTPFDAALILAVVLGMTAFIVAIYQAVRKIPIQTPKKTIGARAVQGQNTVLPLKINSAGVIPIIFASSLMMLPSILTGIMQDSEMARSIERAFIPGGFTYAAVFALLIIFFTYFYTAIIFNPTDISENLKKSGGFIPGVRPGKETADYIEKVLNCITLPGAIFLAFISVAPFVMMARLNVGFFFGGTSVLIVVGVALDTLQRIEAKLQSHNYSGFMKKGHLRGRIS; this comes from the coding sequence GTGCTTGAAACACTTAGAAATATGTTCAAAGTGCCGGAAATTCGTAAAAGATTTATCTTTACGCTTTTCATCATAGTTGTGTTTCGTTTGGGAGCGCAAATTCCAACGCCGGGTGTTAATCCGCTTCTCTTGAAGGAGTTTTTCGGGTCGCCTAACAACTTGTTCGGTATGCTTGATATGTTTACAGGTGGTGCATTCACGAGAGCGTCCGTATTTTCACTTGGTGTGATGCCCTACATCAGTGCGTCCATCATAATACAAATGTTGGGAAGCGTTGTTCCGTCGTTGCACAAACTTCAGAAAGAAGGACAGGAAGGACGCAAAAAAATCACGCAGCTGACCCGCTACAGCACTTTGGTGCTCGCGGCATTCCAAGCAGTTAGCGTTGCGATTTTTTTACGCAGCATTCAAACCGACGCGGGCGGCGTTGTGCTCGGTTTCTTGGCTCCCTGGCAGTTTATGGTTATTACCGTAATAAGTTTGACGACGGGTTGTATCCTTGTGATGTGGCTCGGCGAGCAGATTACCGCCAAAGGAATAGGAAACGGAATATCGCTTCTGATACTTTTCGGTATCGTTGCGGAACTTCCGGGAGCGCTTATCAATGAGTACCATTTCATTGCGGGCGGTTCTCGCACACCATTTGACGCGGCGTTGATACTTGCGGTTGTTCTCGGAATGACAGCGTTTATCGTCGCCATTTATCAAGCGGTGCGCAAAATTCCTATACAAACGCCGAAAAAGACGATTGGCGCAAGAGCTGTTCAGGGGCAGAATACTGTTTTGCCGTTGAAAATAAACAGCGCGGGCGTTATTCCGATAATTTTTGCTTCGTCGCTTATGATGCTCCCATCGATTTTGACGGGGATAATGCAGGACAGCGAAATGGCAAGAAGCATAGAGCGGGCGTTTATACCGGGCGGATTTACTTACGCCGCAGTGTTTGCGCTTCTGATTATATTCTTTACGTATTTCTACACGGCTATTATTTTCAATCCTACGGATATTTCCGAGAATTTGAAAAAGTCGGGCGGATTTATTCCGGGCGTTCGTCCGGGTAAAGAAACAGCCGATTATATCGAAAAAGTGCTTAACTGCATAACCCTTCCGGGTGCGATATTCTTGGCGTTTATATCAGTCGCTCCGTTCGTGATGATGGCGCGCCTTAACGTTGGTTTCTTCTTCGGGGGTACAAGCGTTTTGATTGTGGTCGGCGTTGCGCTCGATACATTACAGCGTATCGAGGCAAAATTGCAGAGCCACAATTACAGCGGCTTTATGAAAAAAGGTCATCTTAGAGGAAGAATAAGCTAA
- the rpsH gene encoding 30S ribosomal protein S8, translating into MITDPIADMFTIIRNSVRAKKKIVSIPASNIKKSIIKLLFENGYITKYAFVDDGLQGEIKVILKYDGKDSAIQDIQRISKPSRRVYAPATEVPKVLNGMGTCIVSTSHGIMTDFQCRKQGVGGELIGKVW; encoded by the coding sequence ATGATTACTGATCCGATTGCGGATATGTTTACGATAATTCGCAACAGCGTTCGGGCTAAAAAGAAAATAGTTTCGATACCTGCGTCGAATATAAAGAAGAGCATAATCAAACTCTTGTTTGAGAACGGGTACATAACAAAATACGCTTTTGTTGACGACGGATTGCAAGGTGAGATTAAAGTCATCTTGAAATACGACGGCAAAGATTCGGCGATACAGGATATTCAGCGTATCAGCAAGCCGAGCCGCCGCGTTTATGCTCCGGCGACGGAAGTCCCGAAGGTGTTGAACGGTATGGGAACTTGTATTGTTTCCACTTCCCACGGTATAATGACTGATTTCCAGTGCCGAAAACAAGGCGTTGGCGGTGAGTTAATTGGTAAAGTTTGGTAA
- the rplQ gene encoding 50S ribosomal protein L17, which translates to MRHLKSGRKLNRTASHRKAMFTNMALSLVEHERITTTWPKAMELRGVVERLITYGKRGDLHGIRLISRSIKDKDIVMKLVNDLAVQYNDRSGGYTRVLKVGPRRSDNAEMAIIEFVDRESKKEPAKAEK; encoded by the coding sequence ATGCGACACTTGAAATCGGGAAGAAAACTTAACAGAACGGCAAGCCACCGTAAAGCAATGTTTACCAATATGGCTTTGTCGCTCGTTGAGCACGAAAGAATTACAACTACTTGGCCCAAAGCAATGGAGTTGAGAGGTGTGGTTGAGCGCTTGATTACTTACGGCAAAAGAGGCGATTTGCACGGAATTCGTTTAATATCGCGTTCAATAAAGGACAAAGATATTGTAATGAAACTCGTAAACGACCTCGCCGTCCAGTATAACGACAGAAGCGGCGGCTACACAAGAGTTCTCAAAGTAGGTCCCCGCAGAAGCGACAACGCCGAAATGGCAATAATCGAGTTTGTGGACAGAGAGAGTAAAAAAGAACCCGCAAAAGCGGAAAAATAA
- a CDS encoding leucine-rich repeat domain-containing protein, translating to MNIYKIHTHTHIRRICSSLSVKAILLLAVFAISLYAQAVGTHTFSTLHRGGGRPDTENFVFVIMGDGFTAGAGQTNFLNMAQETSDYLLNHYPFSVFRDRITIHAVQTVSANNSTGFFGYLTAGAANWQPPHPERVTEVLNQHAPATDQVMMYLFGMTAGFGAITVPGYGQILSVGRSLNFHTAYNALSVMIHEIGHSLVGLLDERNPHPVPFRESFNASRNSNSSTNRWRVWNGISNRSKDVIVRGGIFAMEPSTNPATGAEILNWRIPAPGSGDPALADGQSHPCVMRGSDNRTPTFCMTCAASIIRSMAHRLGYVHFTGDETLKHGYIPVGQTRVLDATFAGCFELETVSIPSTATQIGRFAFIRNHALREITNFAAIPQPINDSVFFQVANRQNITLRVPAGSVALFQAAPVWRDFNVVAIPGGITEPARNRLNITRTRVNTWSTQGDDIFRANHLTDGNWRNIWHSNYGGGSGSTGVGEAFVDIDLGSVQTVSSIEIDRGFRAGWSNIHSVRMFTHAESGNTFPNGQRIPNTFPANVSQTDINADFAMTGWTERTPSRTQGLAQPHTSSIDVSNNVVPWQVNNQASASAVILSFDAPITARYIRLGITNRNIHNQVAHTVISAIRAFGGEGSTLPPVEYQFSFALEGGAFVGGFTPPPSPA from the coding sequence ATGAATATCTATAAAATACACACACACACACACATAAGACGAATTTGCTCGTCTTTATCTGTAAAAGCAATTCTGCTTTTGGCAGTTTTTGCAATATCTTTGTATGCGCAGGCAGTAGGCACGCATACGTTTTCTACATTACACCGTGGCGGAGGTCGTCCCGATACGGAGAACTTTGTATTCGTAATTATGGGCGACGGATTTACGGCGGGCGCCGGACAGACAAATTTTTTAAATATGGCGCAAGAAACAAGCGACTATCTTCTAAATCACTATCCGTTCAGCGTTTTCAGAGACCGTATTACAATACACGCGGTACAGACAGTTTCCGCAAATAACAGTACAGGTTTTTTCGGATACCTGACGGCAGGCGCGGCAAACTGGCAACCTCCTCATCCCGAGAGAGTAACGGAAGTACTTAATCAACACGCGCCGGCTACCGACCAAGTTATGATGTACTTATTCGGAATGACGGCAGGTTTTGGAGCGATAACTGTTCCCGGTTATGGGCAAATTTTATCTGTGGGTCGGTCGCTTAATTTTCATACTGCTTACAACGCTCTGTCGGTTATGATACACGAAATAGGACATAGTTTGGTAGGACTGCTTGACGAGCGAAATCCTCATCCTGTCCCATTTCGTGAGAGCTTTAATGCGAGTAGAAATAGCAATTCGAGCACCAATAGGTGGCGAGTTTGGAATGGGATTTCAAACAGAAGCAAAGATGTTATTGTAAGAGGCGGTATTTTTGCAATGGAGCCCTCCACTAACCCCGCCACCGGAGCCGAGATTTTGAATTGGAGAATACCTGCTCCGGGATCGGGAGATCCTGCTCTTGCCGACGGTCAATCCCATCCGTGTGTTATGCGTGGTTCAGACAACAGAACGCCAACATTTTGTATGACTTGTGCCGCCTCTATAATCAGGTCTATGGCGCATCGTCTTGGGTATGTGCATTTTACGGGCGATGAGACATTAAAGCACGGATATATTCCCGTTGGTCAAACTCGCGTGCTTGACGCTACATTTGCGGGATGTTTTGAATTGGAGACGGTAAGTATTCCAAGCACGGCTACACAAATAGGTCGCTTTGCTTTTATACGTAATCACGCTCTCAGAGAAATAACAAATTTTGCGGCAATTCCGCAACCGATTAACGACAGCGTGTTTTTTCAAGTTGCAAATCGTCAAAACATTACCTTAAGAGTTCCTGCGGGAAGCGTTGCGCTTTTTCAGGCGGCGCCTGTTTGGAGGGACTTTAACGTGGTTGCAATTCCCGGCGGCATTACGGAGCCCGCCCGCAATCGGCTTAACATTACCCGCACTCGTGTAAACACGTGGTCAACACAAGGCGACGATATATTTAGAGCAAATCATTTAACGGACGGTAATTGGCGAAATATATGGCACTCAAACTACGGCGGCGGCAGTGGCAGCACCGGGGTAGGCGAGGCGTTTGTAGATATAGATTTGGGCAGTGTGCAAACAGTTTCTTCAATTGAGATTGACCGTGGTTTTAGAGCAGGGTGGTCAAATATACATAGCGTGCGTATGTTTACACACGCAGAGAGCGGTAATACATTTCCCAACGGTCAAAGAATTCCGAACACCTTTCCTGCAAATGTTTCACAAACAGACATTAACGCGGACTTTGCTATGACAGGTTGGACAGAAAGAACTCCTTCGAGAACTCAGGGCTTGGCTCAACCGCATACTTCGAGTATTGACGTGTCGAATAATGTTGTTCCGTGGCAAGTAAATAATCAGGCTTCTGCTTCTGCAGTTATTTTGAGTTTTGATGCTCCCATAACCGCGCGTTATATTCGCCTTGGTATTACTAATCGCAATATACACAACCAAGTCGCACATACCGTGATTAGCGCAATCCGCGCATTTGGCGGTGAAGGCAGCACTCTGCCTCCGGTAGAATATCAGTTTAGTTTCGCTTTGGAGGGCGGCGCGTTTGTCGGCGGCTTTACTCCTCCTCCGTCGCCTGCTT
- the rplO gene encoding 50S ribosomal protein L15: MKMNELKPNRGATGKKHRVGRGSGSGWGCTSGRGNNGAKARSGYSEKDYFEGGQLPLIRRLPKRGFTNIFKKVYQVVNVSDINEIAKDGDIVDVKYLFAAGKVYNEKDMVKVLGNGDIKKSVTIKADAISKAAEEKIAKAKGKVELIVKKVKTEETARA; the protein is encoded by the coding sequence TTGAAAATGAATGAATTGAAGCCCAATCGCGGCGCAACGGGAAAAAAACACCGAGTCGGTCGCGGAAGCGGAAGCGGCTGGGGTTGCACCTCGGGTCGCGGAAACAACGGCGCAAAAGCGAGAAGCGGTTATTCCGAAAAGGATTACTTTGAAGGCGGTCAGCTTCCTCTTATCCGTCGCTTGCCAAAACGCGGCTTTACAAACATCTTTAAGAAAGTTTATCAGGTTGTAAACGTTTCGGACATTAACGAAATAGCCAAAGACGGCGACATCGTTGACGTTAAGTATTTGTTTGCGGCAGGAAAAGTTTACAACGAAAAAGATATGGTAAAGGTGCTTGGAAACGGCGACATCAAAAAATCGGTAACGATTAAGGCGGACGCTATTTCTAAAGCCGCGGAAGAGAAAATTGCGAAAGCAAAAGGAAAAGTAGAATTGATAGTAAAAAAGGTGAAAACGGAGGAAACTGCCCGTGCTTGA
- the rpsK gene encoding 30S ribosomal protein S11 yields MKKNAANATKKIKAPLDGIVHVRSTFNNTIVNITNINGDVICWGTPGKNGYKGSRKSTPFAAQQTAEAVAKTAFDAGMRKVEVHICGAGNGREGAVRAVAAAGLKVSAIKDFTAVPHNGCRPPKKRRV; encoded by the coding sequence ATGAAAAAAAATGCGGCTAACGCAACCAAAAAGATTAAAGCGCCGTTAGATGGTATCGTTCACGTTCGTTCGACGTTCAACAATACCATTGTGAACATTACTAACATAAACGGCGACGTTATTTGCTGGGGAACTCCGGGAAAAAACGGTTATAAGGGCTCAAGAAAAAGCACTCCGTTTGCAGCGCAACAGACAGCGGAAGCAGTAGCAAAAACCGCTTTTGACGCAGGAATGCGCAAAGTGGAAGTGCATATTTGCGGTGCAGGAAACGGTCGCGAAGGCGCAGTTCGCGCGGTCGCTGCCGCCGGGCTTAAAGTATCGGCGATTAAGGATTTTACGGCAGTTCCGCACAACGGTTGCCGTCCTCCGAAAAAACGCCGTGTATAA
- the rpmD gene encoding 50S ribosomal protein L30, with protein sequence MAKLKITQVRSAIGREESQKRTIKTLGIKRLNGSVIHDDKPEIRGMVKKVVHLVKVEEVKG encoded by the coding sequence ATGGCAAAATTGAAAATTACACAAGTTCGCTCGGCAATCGGCAGAGAAGAGTCGCAGAAGCGTACTATCAAGACCTTGGGAATTAAGCGTCTTAACGGTAGCGTCATTCACGACGACAAGCCCGAAATTCGCGGAATGGTGAAAAAGGTAGTTCATCTTGTAAAAGTTGAAGAGGTGAAGGGATAA